The following proteins are encoded in a genomic region of Phragmites australis chromosome 9, lpPhrAust1.1, whole genome shotgun sequence:
- the LOC133928729 gene encoding probable AMP deaminase: protein MDSSGSASAYKLQLAFAALVGASGAAAAAYYLHCRAVAQVSGDLARSASRRRRPRAPAGAAGGKTPPPRRAAAGSASLPDLSAFYDGGGAGGYLVEEEEEEEGVVGPRANGALDAAAFLPIPQGLPRLHVGPDGNKQLVRSGSNRRVGIIRPNSPKSPIAGASAFKSADGSDEDDATQNGGKLDNGYLNTNGNLEGEHKGKSIVENGAATPLAAANMIRSHSISNDLHAVQPDPVAADILRKEPEQESFIKLLTAPKEIPTPDEIEVFKILQKCLELRELYLFREEVAPWEKEVINDPCTPKPNPNPFTYVPEPKSEHVFQMVDGVVHVYADKDYTERIYPVVDATTFFTDLHYILRVTAAGNTRTVCHNRLNLLEHKFKFHLMLNADREFLAQKTAPHRDFYNVRKVDTHVHHSACMNQKHLLRFIKSKLRKEPDEVVIFRDGTYMTLKEVFESLDLTGYDLNVDLLDVHADKSTFHRFDKFNLKYNPCGQSRLREIFLKQDNLIQGRFLAELTKQVFSDLSASKYQMAEYRISIYGRKQSEWDQLASWIVNNELYSENVVWLVQIPRLYNVYKEMGIVTSFQNLLDNIFLPLFEVTIDPASHPQLHVFLKQVVGLDLVDDESKPERRPTKHMPTPEQWTNVFNPAFSYYAYYCYANLYTLNKLRESKGMTTIKFRPHAGEAGDVDHLAATFLLCHNISHGINLRKSPVLQYLYYLGQIGLAMSPLSNNSLFLDYHRNPFPMFFQRGLNVSLSTDDPLQIHLTKEPLVEEYSIAASLWKLSSCDLCEIARNSVYQSGFSHALKAHWIGKNYFKRGPSGNDIHKTNVPHIRVEFREMIWRNEMKLVYLNKVILPDELDL from the exons ATGGACTCCTCCGGGTCCGCCTCCGCGTACAAGCTGCAGCTCGCCTTCGCGGCGCTCGTGGGagcctccggcgccgccgccgctgcctacTACCTGCACTGCCGCGCCGTCGCGCAGGTCAGCGGCGACCTCGCCCGCTccgccagccgccgccgccggccccgcgCTCCCGCCGGCGCAGCCGGAGGGAAGACCcctccgccgcgccgcgcaGCTGCGGGCTCAGCCTCGCTCCCGGacctttccgcgttctacgacggcggcggcgccggtgggtacctcgtggaggaggaggaggaggaggagggggtggtGGGGCCGCGCGCGAACGGCGCGCTCGACGCCGCCGCCTTCCTGCCTATCCCCCAGGGCTTGCCCAGGCTGCATGTGGGCCCTGACG GCAATAAACAACTTGTCCGCTCAGGTTCAAACAGACGGGTTGGAATAATTAGACCAAATTCACCCAAGTCCCCTATAGCTGGTGCAAGTGCTTTTAAAAGTGCAGATGGATCAGATGAGGATGATGCTACACAGAATGGCGGTAAACTTGACAATGGTTACCTGAACACAAATGGAAACCTT GAGGGAGAACATAAAGGAAAATCAATTGTGGAAAATGGGGCTGCCACACCGTTAGCTGCAGCAAACATGATACGATCTCATAGTATATCCAATGATCTTCATGCAGTTCAACCTGATCCAGTTGCTGCAGATATTCTTCGAAAAGAACCTGAGCAAGAATCATTTATCAAGCTGTTAACTGCTCCAAAGG AGATTCCAACTCCTGATGAAATTGAGGTCTTCAAAATCCTTCAGAAGTGCCTTGAGTTAAGAGAATTATATCTTTTTAGAGAAGAGGTTGCTCCATGGGAGAAGGAAGTCATAAATGATCCTTGTACTCCAAAACCTAACCCCAATCCATTTACTTATGTGCCTGAACCAAAGTCGGAG CATGTTTTCCAAATGGTTGATGGTGTTGTCCATGTGTATGCGGATAAAGACT ATACAGAGAGAATTTATCCTGTGGTTGATGCCACAACCTTCTTCACTGATCTGCATTATATTCTCCGGGTTACTGCTGCAGGGAACACAAGAACCGTTTGCCATAATCGGTTGAATCTTCTAGAGCAT AAGTTCAAATTTCATCTGATGTTAAATGCGGATAGGGAGTTTCTTGCCCAGAAGACTGCACCACATCGTGATTTTTACAATGTTAGAAAGGTTGACACTCATGTTCACCACTCAGCATGCATGAATCAAAAACATTTGCTGAGGTTCATAAAGTCAAAACTCAGAAAAGAACCTGATGAG GTTGTCATTTTCAGAGATGGTACTTATATGACTTTGAAGGAGGTTTTTGAGAGCTTGGACTTAACTGG GTATGACTTGAATGTTGATTTGCTAGATGTCCATGCAGACAAAAGTACGTTTCACCGTTTTGACAAATTCAACCTTAAATACAATCCATGTGGCCAGAGTAGGCTCAGAGAGATTTTCCTTAAACAAGACAATCTCATTCAAG GCCGTTTTCTTGCTGAGCTAACGAAGCAAGTTTTCTCTGACCTTTCTGCTAGCAAATATCAG ATGGCAGAATACAGGATTTCAATTTATGGGAGGAAGCAAAGTGAGTGGGACCAACTTGCGAGTTGGATAGTAAACAATGAATTGTACAGTGAAAATGTTGTCTGGTTGGTTCAG ATTCCACGCTTATATAATGTGTACAAGGAAATGGGTATTGTtacatcatttcaaaatcttcTTGACAACATTTTCCTTCCTCTGTTTGAGGTTACTATCGATCCAGCTTCACACCCACAGCTCCATGTCTTCCTAAAGCAG GTTGTAGGGTTGGATTTGGTTGATGACGAGAGTAAACCTGAAAGGCGTCCAACAAAGCACATGCCCACACCTGAGCAATGGACCAATGTCTTCAACCCTGCATTTTCATATTATGCGTACTACTGCTATGCTAACCTATACACACTGAACAAG CTGCGTGAGTCAAAGGGGATGACCACTATCAAATTCCGTCCACATGCTGGCGAG GCTGGAGATGTCGATCACTTGGCTGCGACATTTCTTCTTTGTCACAACATATCACATGGAATCAATTTGAGGAAGTCTCCTGTGCTTCAATACTTATACTATCTTGGTCag ATTGGTCTGGCAATGTCCCCATTAAGCAACAACTCCTTGTTTCTTGATTACCATCGCAATCCTTTTCCGATGTTTTTCCAACGAGGTCTGAATGTCTCATTGTCAACGGATGATCCATTGCAAATTCACCTGACAAAAGAACCTTTGGTGGAAGAATACAGCATTGCTGCTTCG CTGTGGAAGCTCAGTTCTTGTGATTTATGTGAAATTGCGAGAAACTCTGTCTATCAATCAGGGTTTTCACATGCTCTCAAG GCTCACTGGATTGGCAAGAACTACTTCAAAAGAGGCCCATCTGGAAATGATATTCACAAAACGAATGTGCCACACATCAGGGTTGAATTTAGGGAGATG ATCTGGAGAAATGAAATGAAGCTGGTTTACCTGAACAAGGTCATCTTACCTGACGAGCTAGACCTGTAA